The proteins below come from a single Deltaproteobacteria bacterium GWA2_45_12 genomic window:
- a CDS encoding ATPase — MNEIDKKEGFEGKWYLHSPMRYVLMAGLLTGIAFGLAHLQIIPLMAESIFYGIAILLGGYHWIWEGIEKVIKEKEIGIEILMMAATIGSVILGMWDEAALLVFLYGAAEGIEEYTYARTRHSIRNLLDLAPKQALLLQNGEEILIPAEQLKVGDLFLVKPGETIATDGIIVKGASSINEAPVTGESMPIEKKEGMKVFAATSNQEGALQIRVTATFEDNTLSKIIHLVEEAQEQKGKAQLFIEKFGKRYSPLVLLSSLLLLVIPYFLGWNFSEWAVRAVVLLVAAAPCALIMSTPVAIAAGIGKAGKSGILIKGGAHLESLGKLKVVAFDKTGTLTQGTPVVTDVLPLKGDEKELLTLALSLERFSQHPLAQAIVSKAQSMKLEAREASDFESLTGSGVRAKIGNQFLYVGKPEFFSDRSYNFQNMIDIERLRDQGKTVILVGDESDIYGLIGIRDEIRSHAKEVIVELHRMGIKTAMLTGDNERTAQVIATELGLDDVRAGLKPEDKTAAISELERQYGPVAMIGDGVNDAPALARASVGIAMGTAGTDAAIEAADVALMADDLRKAVEAIQLGKRARRIGLQNIIFSLAILVILIPAALAGVMGITIAVFTHEFSEILAVLNGLRMRNVK; from the coding sequence ATGAATGAAATAGATAAAAAAGAAGGCTTTGAAGGAAAATGGTATCTCCATTCTCCCATGCGTTACGTGTTGATGGCGGGTTTGCTCACGGGAATCGCCTTTGGTCTGGCCCATCTTCAGATTATTCCTTTGATGGCCGAAAGTATCTTCTACGGCATCGCCATTTTGTTGGGAGGCTATCACTGGATTTGGGAAGGCATCGAGAAGGTTATCAAAGAAAAAGAAATTGGAATAGAGATCCTGATGATGGCGGCCACCATTGGATCCGTGATTCTAGGGATGTGGGATGAGGCGGCTCTTTTAGTTTTTCTTTACGGTGCCGCCGAAGGAATCGAGGAATACACCTACGCCCGAACCAGGCATTCCATTCGCAATCTCTTGGATCTCGCTCCCAAACAAGCCCTCCTGCTTCAGAATGGGGAGGAAATCTTGATTCCGGCAGAACAATTGAAAGTGGGTGATCTTTTCTTGGTTAAACCAGGAGAAACCATTGCGACTGACGGAATCATCGTTAAAGGAGCTTCAAGCATTAACGAGGCTCCTGTTACGGGCGAGTCGATGCCCATTGAAAAAAAAGAAGGGATGAAAGTCTTTGCCGCAACTTCCAATCAAGAAGGAGCATTGCAAATTCGCGTTACTGCCACTTTCGAAGATAATACTCTCTCTAAAATCATTCATCTCGTTGAGGAAGCCCAGGAACAAAAAGGCAAGGCCCAGCTTTTCATCGAGAAATTCGGGAAAAGATATTCCCCGCTCGTCCTGTTGAGTTCCCTTCTTTTGCTGGTCATTCCTTATTTTCTGGGGTGGAATTTTTCCGAATGGGCTGTAAGGGCCGTCGTCCTTTTAGTGGCCGCAGCCCCTTGTGCTCTTATCATGTCAACACCGGTTGCCATCGCCGCCGGAATCGGAAAGGCGGGCAAAAGCGGAATTCTGATCAAAGGTGGGGCTCATTTAGAGAGTCTTGGGAAGTTGAAGGTTGTTGCGTTTGATAAAACGGGCACGTTGACCCAAGGGACGCCCGTGGTGACGGATGTATTGCCTCTAAAAGGAGACGAAAAAGAACTCTTAACACTGGCATTAAGTCTTGAAAGATTTTCTCAGCATCCTTTGGCTCAAGCCATCGTTTCCAAGGCTCAATCCATGAAACTTGAAGCCAGAGAGGCAAGCGATTTTGAGTCCCTTACAGGATCGGGAGTTCGCGCTAAGATAGGAAATCAATTTTTATACGTCGGAAAGCCGGAGTTTTTCAGTGATCGATCTTACAATTTCCAGAACATGATCGATATTGAAAGATTGAGGGATCAGGGGAAAACCGTCATTTTGGTGGGCGATGAATCGGATATTTACGGTCTCATTGGGATACGGGATGAGATTCGGTCCCATGCCAAGGAAGTGATTGTAGAACTTCACCGGATGGGGATCAAAACGGCCATGCTCACGGGAGATAATGAAAGAACGGCCCAAGTCATTGCCACCGAACTAGGCTTAGACGATGTGAGAGCGGGCTTAAAGCCGGAAGACAAAACCGCAGCCATCTCGGAGTTAGAACGTCAATATGGCCCAGTGGCCATGATCGGAGATGGTGTCAATGATGCTCCCGCATTGGCCAGAGCGAGCGTGGGTATTGCTATGGGAACAGCGGGCACCGATGCTGCTATTGAAGCGGCGGATGTAGCATTGATGGCCGATGACCTCAGAAAGGCCGTTGAAGCGATTCAACTCGGGAAGCGAGCCAGGAGGATCGGTCTTCAAAACATCATTTTTTCTCTGGCCATATTGGTCATTCTGATTCCCGCCGCACTGGCCGGAGTCATGGGCATCACCATTGCCGTTTTTACACATGAATTCTCGGAGATCTTGGCGGTCCTCAACGGGCTTCGGATGCGAAATGTTAAATAG
- a CDS encoding transcriptional regulator (indirectly regulates nitrogen metabolism; at high nitrogen levels P-II prevents the phosphorylation of NR-I, the transcriptional activator of the glutamine synthetase gene (glnA); at low nitrogen levels P-II is uridylylated to form PII-UMP and interacts with an adenylyltransferase (GlnE) that activates GlnA) codes for MKEIKAIIQPFMLSKVIDALKEIPHMPGVTASEIKGFGRGRAEGIENSVTEWGVLFVPKVKLETVVTDDMADQVVETIQKNAHTGNIGDGKIFVYEVQKVVKIRTGESGKEAI; via the coding sequence ATGAAAGAAATTAAAGCAATCATACAACCCTTTATGCTTTCCAAAGTCATCGATGCGCTCAAAGAAATCCCTCACATGCCCGGAGTAACCGCTTCAGAAATCAAGGGTTTTGGCCGGGGCCGAGCCGAGGGGATCGAAAACAGCGTGACCGAATGGGGTGTATTATTCGTTCCCAAGGTCAAGCTTGAAACCGTCGTTACCGACGATATGGCCGATCAGGTCGTTGAGACGATTCAAAAAAATGCCCACACAGGAAATATCGGGGATGGGAAGATCTTCGTTTACGAGGTCCAAAAAGTTGTCAAGATCCGAACCGGAGAGTCAGGGAAAGAGGCGATTTAG
- a CDS encoding phage tail protein, translating to MAQRRAGIIFLKIDGEQFDAKGSFTYGMGKPNRESIMGSDGFHGYKEMPQAAFIEGEITDSKDLDVDKLAAITDSTITLELANSKVVVLRNAFSTNKDGLSGQTEEGNIPVRFEGASAEEVR from the coding sequence ATGGCCCAGAGACGTGCAGGAATTATTTTTCTGAAGATTGACGGTGAGCAGTTTGATGCCAAGGGAAGTTTCACTTACGGCATGGGAAAACCGAATCGGGAATCGATCATGGGTTCCGATGGATTCCACGGCTACAAAGAAATGCCGCAGGCAGCCTTCATCGAGGGCGAGATCACTGACAGCAAGGATTTGGACGTCGATAAACTTGCGGCCATTACCGATTCAACGATTACGCTCGAGCTGGCCAACAGCAAAGTCGTGGTCTTGAGGAACGCTTTTTCAACAAACAAGGATGGTCTCTCGGGTCAGACGGAAGAAGGCAATATTCCCGTCCGTTTCGAAGGGGCCAGTGCCGAGGAGGTACGTTAA